TGTCTTGATTAGCTTAAGCTAGGTATACGGTGTTTCCCTAGGGATTTTGGCTCCGAAACGCATTTTTTTCCCGTCATTCCAAGAAGAACTGACGCAGCTCCTGCAAAATCAACTCAGCACCGATGGGGCCATTGAGGCCATTCCACTTGTAGAAGGTGGCAAAATAAACACGATTGTCTTGGCTAGCGGTGAGAGATTGTGCGATCGCATTGTCTTCCCAATCCTGTTTGATGGTTTGTACCTGGTGTGTCTCAAGGCTATCATTCACTGACTTATCAACAGCTGGGGCTGAAGTTTCCAGCCCATCGCTGACATCAAAGTCCCAACCCAGGACGATAATGATGTCTGCGTTATTGAGCTTTGGCAAGGCTTCAATTGATATCAACGGGGTGTTGGAGCTGCTATATGCGGCGGGTGGAGGGATCACTTGAAACCCAATCCTGCTGAGTAATTCGCCGAGGTAACTATCAGGTTTAACAACTAAAAAGCCCTGATCTAGGTGGTTAGATCCCAATACCAACAGTTTAGGATACTTGGCCACCACCCCAGCCAGGTCAGAACCGGCATCGTCGATACGGGCCTCATACTGCTGAATCACCGCCTCTGCCTTTTCCTCATGTCCAAGGGCTGCTGTAATATCGTGCAAACTCTCTTGCCATTGGCCTTGAGCCGCGCGGTTCTCCCATAGGAGCGTAGGAGCAATCTGCGACAGCAACTCGTACTCGTCAGCATTGCGACTAGCCTCCCCTAAAATCAAGTCTGGCTTGAGCGCTGTTAGCTTTTCCAGGGAAGGGGCGTGATCGTCTCCCAGATTTACGGGTTGGGTGGTGAGGCGATCGCCCAGATAAGGGATTTGCTGAGTTGGATTATCAAAAACTTCTTTTTGATTGATATTGATCGTCATCGTGCAGCCTACAGGCTGCTCACCTAAAGAGAGGAGTAAGTCGAGAGCGTGAAGGCTCAGCGTCACTATTTTCTCAGGCTGTCCACAGACCTCTGTTTCACCCAGATCATGCTCAATCAACCGGCAGTTGGCCGCTTGAGTTGACTCGCTGCTAACGGGGGATTCGACTGATGTGTTGCTGGATTGGAGACCACACCCCACAATCAGTCCAGCCGTCATAACGCCCAGCATGAGCCCTTTCACGATTCGACTCCACATTACTATTTGTCCTATAGTTGGCCGGCATTTTAGGCAGGATTACAGTGTGCTTTGTATACCCAACCTGTTCAATTTTTCTAAGCATCAGTCGTGACTCTATCTCTGCTCAAAACTCAACGGATACCGAACCGATGACAGTAAGCCCTTTGCCTGGATCGATTCTTATGGTTCTGCTGTTTCCAGCACTCTGGATATAATCGATGTCAAACAGATTGCGGAAATTTAGACCTGCTTGCCAATTATCGCGACGATAGGAAATAGCGGCATTGGTGAGGAAATAACTGTCGAGTTCAAAGCTGTTGGCGTTGTCGCCGAAGCGATCGCTCACATAGTTAAAGCCAATTCCAAACCCCAACCCTGTCAACGGGCCATTTTGGATGTCATAGGTTGTCCACAGATTGAAGTTGTGCTCGGGTACGTTGAACAGTCGATTGCCTTCTAAACCACTATTGTCATCTGTAATGCTGGCATCAATGTAGGCATAATTAGCAATTAGATTCCACCCCGGCAGAATCTCGCCAGCCAAATCTAGCTCTACCCCCTGGCTGCGTTGCTGCCCCGTAGCCACAGAAAAGTTGGGAAAGTCAGGGTCAGGTGTGGCGACATTCTGTAGAGTAATGTTGAAATAGGCAAGGCTCGCTGAAAATCGACCGCCCAGTAGTTCTGCTTTAGCCCCGATTTCAAACTGCTCGCCCTCCTCCGGCTCCAGGATATCTCCAGCAACAGTCGTTCCGGAGTTGGGAGAAAAGGAGCGGCTGTAACTGGTGAACAGGGCAACTTCTTCGATGGGTTGATACACCACCCCAAATCGTGGGCTGAAAGCATCATCCGTTTGGGTAGATTCGGACCCGGTCGGGCTAAAGAATGATGGATTATTAATGGTTTCTTGCTCGACAGTATCATAGCGAACTCCGAGCAGCAGTTTTAGATTATCCGCCAGGGTCACCTGGTCTTGTAGGTAGACACCAAGCGCATCTGTCTGAGTTTCATTCGAGAAAAGGATAGGCAGAGTTTCTGGGTCTTGATCGGGGACAGTCCCGTAGACGGGGTCAAAGACATTAATAAAAATGGGGGAGAACGCATCACCTTGTACAAAAGTGCCACCGTTCCTGCGGAATAGATCGACACCGGCCAATACGGTATGTTCAATGTCTCCTGTGTTGAATTCGGCGACGAGATTCGTCTGCAGGTCAAAGGTTTCTTGAGGCACCCCTCTGAAAAGGTAAAGGTTCGACGAGGCGTTTAAGCGATAGGACACCCGAGCATCCTCCGTGAGCGGCCCAGAAATATCGACTCTGGGCTCGATCACCTCTCGATTGACGACCCTAAACTCAAATTCATAGAACGGTTCACTCGTCGGCTGTTCACTGACCAGATTGATCACACCGCCTGGTTCAACCACACCGAACAAGATGGCGGCGGGTCCTTTGAGCACCTCAATCTGCTCAACATTGGATAATTCTTGAAAACCAGTAGCGCCAGTGGCACCAAAGCTGAGTCGAAAGCCATCCCGCAACACGGAGGGATTTTCAAAGCCCCGTAGAATAAATCGCTGCCCTGTCGGATCGTTACTTCTAGAGAGCGTCACGCCACTGATATTCCGTAGGGCGCCATCTAGATCAGTCGCTTGCTGATCTTCCAGCACCTCTTGGGGAATTACCTGAATCGACTGGGGAATATCTCGCAGCGGCGTATCTGTGCGCGTTCCAGTAGTGGCATTGGGTCCCACATAGCGACTGCCCTCCTCGCCGGTCACCACAATCTGAATTGAATCATCATCGGGAGATTGAGCCGTCGGGTCGCCCAGGGTGACATTTGCGGTGAGTCCGGTTGCGCCAATACTGAGGTCAAGAGCGGGAGGGGCATCCGTGCCGGTAATGGCAAGCCGCACCTGGTTGTCGGGCAGGTTGGTGATATTAATCAGCGCAATGCCTGCAGCGGGGTCGCTGGCGGAAAAGTCATCCCCCTCGGGTAGTCGCAAGACCGCATTGGGAATATCGGCAATGATGGCATTGCCGGTGATTGAGGTTTCAGGAGTCGCCAACTCGCCATTGGTCTCAAGCTGCAACGTCAAGCCTGTAGCGATTTCCTCAAGCTGGACATTGGTAATCTCGACGATCTCAGTCTGGGCTATTTGCCTTAGCCATTCATCTACAGTGGTTGCAGCGGATTCAGTTTTGTTAGAGGGGATAGCTTCGACTGGCCCAGTCTCTAGCGGTACAGCTTGCACTGGTGATGCCGCTTCCGCGTCAGCAGATTGCGCTAGCGCCGCCTCAGCAACAAATATTGGTTTGCCCACTACGGCTAAAATCACGAGCAGAGGCCACTGTTGCGGATAATGTTTCATTCTGTTCCTCGCACACCGTTTCTCAAGGCCAAACGATAAGCCAACCGTTAGCTTGAGTGGTTGCTGATATCGCTCAGGCCTTGAAGCGAACTATTCTCGATTAGGATACGGAAACTGCCGATCGCGGTGTAGAGATTTTGAACGGTAGACGCATTTTTTACGCAGTCAGACTTAAAGAAGTTCAAAATTTTGAGTTTTGAGTTTTGAATGAATTGTCAAACTCATAACTCATAACTCATAACTTTCTCATTTCTAGCTCGCCCACTGCCACGCCTGAAGCTGAAACGTCTTAGGATTGATGCCCGTCCACTGACGAAAGGCCAGGGCAAAGTGGCTGCGGTTGGTATAGCCGACGCTAGCGGCAATATCTGCGATCGCTAAATCTGAAATCGTCAACAGCCGCTGCGCCTGCCACAGTCGACAATCGCGCAGATAGCCATAGGGTGTCGTGTCATACACCTCACGAAAGCCTTGATTTAGCTTGAGTCGGTTTGTGCACACCCGGCGAGCTAACGCCTCAATAGACGGAGGGTTCGATAATTGGTTTCTCAAAATAGACGCGGCCTGATAGATACTGTTGAGGTCAGCTTCAGTCAAGCATGGCTGCACCATCGCCTCTAGGCGGAGAGACACTAGCTTCAGGGCTTGGCGCTCCAAATAGATGCGGCGCGTCGTCCCCTGATACGGACAACTGAGAATCTGCCCGATGACCTGGTTCATAGTGGGCGAAATCGGAGTTCGATTTGCATAATTGAAGACAACCGATTCGGCGTGGAGGGTATCAGACACCACGTGCCCGAAAGTTGTATAAGGCTCAGACGCCATCCCACCCTGCATCACTCGGCTCAGCATCTTGACCGGAGTCGATAGTGAGCCGCTCCTCTGGTATCGATACATCGCCTGGATAACCCGCTCAGCCACGCTCTGGGCTTGGGGAGACAGCTGCTCTAAATAGGCTTGAAAGTAGTCCGTGAGCGTCGGCGGCTTGAAAATGACTTCGACTTTGAAAAACCGCCGCTGCGATCGCTTGACTTCAAGCTGCTTGAAACCAAAATTAGGGACAAACAGACTGTACCCTGTCTCCGGGCCAGCCAACAGAAACTCGAACTCGATGTGAGGGCTTTCACCCGGCACATCAATGACCAAATCATTAGTCAGCGCATAGTCGACGATGAAGAGAGACAAGTCATCTTGCAGTGGAATTTCTTGAATATAGCCTCGCCCCAAGTGAGGCGGACAAACATAGATGCGATCGCACCCGTCGGCATGCAGCAGTCGCGTATCGTCTGGGTTACCCGGCAACAGCCAGTCTTGCCAGTGATTGAGGGTCAGCCGCGTCGTCATGGGGGTAGGGGCAGGTAAATCCCTCGTGATTAATGAGAAGCGCTTGCATTATACCCGATTGCTTGTCAGCACGCGATTCAGCCTCATATTCATGGGATAGGCTATTGTCGAGGTGCAGACTCTAGCCCCCTGAGCGGGTATATGGTGCGGCAGCCTTTGATTGGCTTAGGGACATTAAGTCTCTGACAGGTCTTCCGGGTCAATTCCTTGAGCTTTGAGGATAGCCGCTAACCGTTCGGCTCGCTGGTGTTCCTGCTCGGCCCGTTGACATTCTTGCTCAGCCCGTTGTTGCTCTACCTCCTCAGGCAAGGGAATCAACTCCCCCTCTGCCGTAAACCAGCGCAACTGCTGCCCATGAATCCCCAGTTGTAATCCCAACTGCTCACTGGGCAAGTGTCTTGCTTCAGTTGGGGCGATCGCCTCATACCGACCATTCACTAACCGAAATCCGGCAAATTCCAACGTCTCTGGGTGAAACCAGTAATACCCTGGCAACCGCCACACATCCTGATACAGGTTTTTCTTCGCCCCTTTATCGATCCTGCTGGTAGAACTTGAGAGCAGTTCAATCACCACATTGGGATACTTGCCCCCCTCGTCCCAGATCGCCCAGCTGCGGCGG
This portion of the Halomicronema hongdechloris C2206 genome encodes:
- a CDS encoding helix-turn-helix transcriptional regulator, with protein sequence MTTRLTLNHWQDWLLPGNPDDTRLLHADGCDRIYVCPPHLGRGYIQEIPLQDDLSLFIVDYALTNDLVIDVPGESPHIEFEFLLAGPETGYSLFVPNFGFKQLEVKRSQRRFFKVEVIFKPPTLTDYFQAYLEQLSPQAQSVAERVIQAMYRYQRSGSLSTPVKMLSRVMQGGMASEPYTTFGHVVSDTLHAESVVFNYANRTPISPTMNQVIGQILSCPYQGTTRRIYLERQALKLVSLRLEAMVQPCLTEADLNSIYQAASILRNQLSNPPSIEALARRVCTNRLKLNQGFREVYDTTPYGYLRDCRLWQAQRLLTISDLAIADIAASVGYTNRSHFALAFRQWTGINPKTFQLQAWQWAS
- a CDS encoding Uma2 family endonuclease; its protein translation is MVRLDENLPGLGEHIADEVVLPPSTLYSDEPPLETDRHRNQIDLLIRLLQYWWRDRQDFYISGNLMVYYNIQQLKSRDFRGADVFVVLGTEKKDRRSWAIWDEGGKYPNVVIELLSSSTSRIDKGAKKNLYQDVWRLPGYYWFHPETLEFAGFRLVNGRYEAIAPTEARHLPSEQLGLQLGIHGQQLRWFTAEGELIPLPEEVEQQRAEQECQRAEQEHQRAERLAAILKAQGIDPEDLSET
- a CDS encoding ABC transporter substrate-binding protein; the encoded protein is MWSRIVKGLMLGVMTAGLIVGCGLQSSNTSVESPVSSESTQAANCRLIEHDLGETEVCGQPEKIVTLSLHALDLLLSLGEQPVGCTMTININQKEVFDNPTQQIPYLGDRLTTQPVNLGDDHAPSLEKLTALKPDLILGEASRNADEYELLSQIAPTLLWENRAAQGQWQESLHDITAALGHEEKAEAVIQQYEARIDDAGSDLAGVVAKYPKLLVLGSNHLDQGFLVVKPDSYLGELLSRIGFQVIPPPAAYSSSNTPLISIEALPKLNNADIIIVLGWDFDVSDGLETSAPAVDKSVNDSLETHQVQTIKQDWEDNAIAQSLTASQDNRVYFATFYKWNGLNGPIGAELILQELRQFFLE
- a CDS encoding TonB-dependent siderophore receptor; protein product: MKHYPQQWPLLVILAVVGKPIFVAEAALAQSADAEAASPVQAVPLETGPVEAIPSNKTESAATTVDEWLRQIAQTEIVEITNVQLEEIATGLTLQLETNGELATPETSITGNAIIADIPNAVLRLPEGDDFSASDPAAGIALINITNLPDNQVRLAITGTDAPPALDLSIGATGLTANVTLGDPTAQSPDDDSIQIVVTGEEGSRYVGPNATTGTRTDTPLRDIPQSIQVIPQEVLEDQQATDLDGALRNISGVTLSRSNDPTGQRFILRGFENPSVLRDGFRLSFGATGATGFQELSNVEQIEVLKGPAAILFGVVEPGGVINLVSEQPTSEPFYEFEFRVVNREVIEPRVDISGPLTEDARVSYRLNASSNLYLFRGVPQETFDLQTNLVAEFNTGDIEHTVLAGVDLFRRNGGTFVQGDAFSPIFINVFDPVYGTVPDQDPETLPILFSNETQTDALGVYLQDQVTLADNLKLLLGVRYDTVEQETINNPSFFSPTGSESTQTDDAFSPRFGVVYQPIEEVALFTSYSRSFSPNSGTTVAGDILEPEEGEQFEIGAKAELLGGRFSASLAYFNITLQNVATPDPDFPNFSVATGQQRSQGVELDLAGEILPGWNLIANYAYIDASITDDNSGLEGNRLFNVPEHNFNLWTTYDIQNGPLTGLGFGIGFNYVSDRFGDNANSFELDSYFLTNAAISYRRDNWQAGLNFRNLFDIDYIQSAGNSRTIRIDPGKGLTVIGSVSVEF